A genomic window from Colletotrichum destructivum chromosome 7, complete sequence includes:
- a CDS encoding Putative GroES-like superfamily, polyketide synthase, enoylreductase domain-containing protein — protein sequence MIITQSKPSTDSPPAVGFHYEPPPAEPAPQALDPGKILVSFLFAPINPQDLLVIAGRYPVKPAYSHDGEPILGYDGVARVEAVGSGLSPSPDGAPALRQGDLVIPRRHGLGTWRSQAILDAVDVIRLSPTDDLIGASLLRMAFLPAYLLVEDVVVGSSLKPGDWIVQNAGSGTIARLVAQFARIKGVRTASVVRDRDAESLETLRAELLGEGGGASIVITESELAGRGVEAHPDLASAAGRNRVVLAIDGVFGEEGERLASLLSHGGTYVNYGSLGGADGAVRLSQRLLFWSEVRFRNFRLSEQLGQRTPAQIESTLLWFQDLLARGVLVTPQVRRIQVPVSTGDKAEFEERVGEAVSLVGDGGIGNVKRVLEFKRTLTTA from the coding sequence ATGATCATCACGCAGTCGAAGCCCTCGACTgactcgccgcccgccgtgGGCTTCCACTACGAACCCCCCCCGGCAGAGCCCGCACCGCAAGCCCTCGACCCCGGCAAGATCCTCGTGTCGTTCCTCTTCGCCCCGATCAACCCGCAGGACCTGCTGGTTATTGCGGGTCGGTATCCCGTCAAGCCAGCCTACAGCCACGATGGCGAACCGATCCTGGGCtacgacggcgtcgcccgcgtcgaggccgtgggcAGCGGCCTCTCCCCCTCACCAGACGGAGCCCCCgcgctgcggcagggcgatCTCGTCATCCCACGCCGTCATGGGTTGGGCACCTGGCGGAGCCAAGCCATTCTGGACGCTGTCGATGTCATTCGTCTCTCGCCCACCGACGACCTGATCGGGGCATCGCTCCTCCGCATGGCCTTCCTGCCCGCctacctcctcgtcgaggacgtcgtcgtcggcagtTCGCTGAAGCCCGGAGACTGGATCGTGCAGAACGCGGGATCCGGTACCATCGCCCGTCTGGTCGCGCAGTTCGCCCGCATCAAGGGCGTTCGCACCGCGAGCGTCGTGCGTGACCGGGATGCAGAGTCGTTGGAGACGCTGAGggccgagctgctcggcgaggggggaggggcctcGATCGTCATCACCGAGTCGGAGCTCGCTGGCCGGGGTGTCGAGGCACACCCCGAcctggcctcggcggcgggccgcaACCGCGTGGTCCTCGCCATCGATGGCGTctttggcgaggagggcgagcgcCTCGCGTCTCTGCTGTCGCACGGGGGCACCTATGTCAACTACGGATCCCTGGGCGGAGCCGACGGGGCTGTGCGGCTTTCGCAGCGGCTGCTGTTCTGGTCCGAGGTCAGGTTTCGAAACTTTCGTCTCTCGGAGCAGCTGGGGCAGCGGACGCCGGCCCAGATAGAGTCGACCCTGCTCTGGTTCCAGGACCTCCTGGCCCGAGGGGTCTTGGTGACGCCCCAAGTGCGGAGGATCCAGGTCCCCGTGTCGACAGGAGAcaaggccgagttcgaggagagggtcggcgaggcggtgTCTTTggttggcgatggtggcaTTGGGAACGTGAAGCGCGTGCTGGAGTTTAAGCGTACTTTGACGACGGCGTGA
- a CDS encoding Putative major facilitator superfamily, MFS transporter superfamily: protein MSDFEKKLATSSDEGVLTPSSPSPQPSAKEPGGDEPTSLDATEDADPPRTIHGVKWFLVVCALLSALFLYALDNTVVANVQAKIVQTYHRVDLVPWLGLSFALASAATTLPWSKAYGTFSAKKLYLGSTTVFMAASALCGAAPDINSFIVGRAIAGAGGCGMYMGLLTLLSVTTTNIERPKYLSLTGFVWGIGTVLGPVVGASLAESKATWRWAFYLNLLVGVVVGPIYFILLPDFKPQAGVPLAQRLAQIDYLGTVLSIGAMLCVIMAMNFGGVLWSWNHGESIGLFVTAGVLAVLFVLQQVYYLGTSRTNRLFPMHFWKSRTMICLFFTMMLATFGSFIGIFYLPLYYQFTRGTSAVETSVHLLPFILFLVAFNLLNGQFMGRTGYYYPWYIAGSALELIGGVLLYTVDEHTSNAKIYGYTIILGTGVGCFCQAGFAVAQMKVLPSEIPYSVGFMTVGQMIGIVLGTGMSGALFVNYGQRALAAVFPDVPASEISDALAGVGSGLIDSASADVRAEAIHGITRAIQLAYVPIIAAGSICLVCSVLMRREKVFG from the exons ATGTCTGACTTTGAGAAGAAACTGGCCACGTCTAGCGACGAAGGCGTGTTGACGCCGtcctcaccctcgccgcAGCCTTCGGCCAAAGAGcctggcggcgacgagcctACGAGCCTCGATGCcaccgaggacgccgacCCTCCGCGGACGATTCACGGTGTCAAG TGgttcctcgtcgtctgcgCTCTCCTCTCTGCTCTGTTCCTCTACGCCCTCGAcaacaccgtcgtcgccaacgtcCAGGCCAAGATCGTCCAGACCTACCAccgcgtcgacctcgtccccTGGCTCGGCCTCTCCTTCGCgctcgcctccgccgccacgacCCTCCCGTGGTCCAAGGCCTACGGCACATTCTCCGCCAAGAAGCTCTACCTCGGGTCCACGACCGTCTTcatggccgcctcggccctctgcggcgccgcccccgacATCAACtccttcatcgtcggccgcgccatcgccggcgccggcggctgcggcatgTACATGGGTCTCCTGACGCTGTTGTCCGtgaccaccaccaacatcgAGCGGCCCAAGTACCTCAGTCTCACCGGCTTCGTCTGGGGAATCGGGACAGTCCTGG GTCCCGTGGTCGGCGCGAGTCTCGCCGAGAGCAAAGCCACGTGGAGGTGGGCTTTCTATCTGAACCTGCtggttggcgtcgtcgtcggccccaTCTACTTCATCCTGCTGCCCGACTTCAAGCCGCAAGCCGGCGTCCCGCTGGCCCAGCGCCTGGCCCAGATCGACTACCTGGGCACTGTGCTCTCCATCGGCGCTATGCTGTgcgtcatcatggccatgaaCTTTGGCGGCGTCCTCTGGAGCTGGAACCACGGCGAGAGCATCGGCCTCTTCGTCACGGCCGGCGTCCTGGCTGTTCTCTTTGTGCTGCAGCAGGTCTACTACCTCGGCACGTCGAGGACGAACCGCCTGTTCCCCATGCATTTCTGGAAGAGCCGCACCATGAtctgcctcttcttcaccaTGA TGCTTGCAACGTTCGGAAGCTTCATCGGCATCTTCTACCTGCCGCTCTACTACCAGTTCACCCGCGGCACCTCGGCCGTGGAAACATCCGTGCATCTCCTGCCCTTCATCCTGTTCCTGGTGGCGTTCAACCTGCTGAACGGGCAGTTCATGGGACGTACCGGATACTATTACCCTTGGTACATTGCCGGCTCGGCTCTCGAGCTCAttggcggcgtcctcctGT acaccgtcgacgagcacaCCTCCAACGCCAAGATTTACGGGTACACCATCATCCTGGGGACGGGCGTCGGCTGCTTCTGCCAGGcgggcttcgccgtcgcccagaTGAAGGTGCTGCCGAGCGAGATCCCGTACAGCGTCGGCTTCATGACCGTCGGCCAGATGATCGGCATCGTCCTGGGCACCGGCATGTCGGGCGCGCTCTTCGTCAACTACGGCCAGCGGGCCCTGGCCGCGGTGTTCCCCGACGTCCCGGCGAGCGAAATCtccgacgccctcgccggcgtgggCAGCGGGCTGATCGACTCCGCGTCGGCCGACGTCCgggccgaggccatccacGGCATCACGCGCGCCATCCAGCTGGCTTATGtgcccatcatcgccgccggctccatCTGCTTGGTCTGCAGCGTCCTCATGCGCAGGGAGAAGGTCTTTGGTTGA
- a CDS encoding Putative short-chain dehydrogenase/reductase SDR, NAD(P)-binding domain superfamily has protein sequence MPPVAVSDMDLPAEPVHPLPEAKDPLASSVPTPQLFSLANKTVVITGGGRGLGITFALAVLEAGGHAACLDILPEPSPVEWAHLSKLAAAAGLSVTYHRCDITDEAATQRVFEDVADDADARGAPFWGAVACAGIQQKIPALEYPVADFERIQKVNVVGVFVTAKHAARILVNRKRKGSILLISSMSGEIANRGLTCSAYNTSKAAVQQMCRSVAQEWGQYGIRVNTLSPGYIRTAMTDQLLQAEPDVETTWMRGALLQRLGTPEDFKAPAVFLLSEGSSFMTGADLRVDGGHCASA, from the exons ATGCCTCCCGTAGCCGTCAGCGACATGGACCTCCCCGCCGAGCCGgtccaccccctccccgaaGCAAAGGACCCTCTCGCCTCCTCCGTGCCGACGCCCCAgctcttctccctcgccaacaagaccgtcgtcatcaccggcggcggccgcggcctcggcatcaccttcgccctcgccgtcctcgaggccggcggccacgccgcctgcctcgacatcctcccgGAGCCCTCGCCCGTCGAGTGGGCTCACCTGTccaagctcgccgccgccgccggcctctcCGTCACCTACCACCGCTGCGACATcaccgacgaggccgccacCCAGCGCGTcttcgaggacgtcgccgacgacgccgacgcccgcGGCGCCCCCTTCTggggcgccgtcgcctgCGCCGGCATCCAGCAGAAGATCCCCGCCCTCGAGTACCCCGTCGCCGACTTTGAGCGCATACAAAAGGTCAACGTCGTTggcgtcttcgtcaccgCCAAGCACGCCGCCCGCATCCTCGTCAACCGCAAGAGGAAGGGCAGCATCCTGTTGATCTCGAGCATGTCGGGAGAGATTGCCAACCGA GGACTGACGTGCAGCGCCTACAACACGagcaaggccgccgtccagcAAATGTGTCGATCCGTCGCCCAGGAATGGGGCCAGTACGGCATCCGCGTCAACACCTTGTCCCCCGGC TACATCCGCACCGCCATGACCGACCAGCTCCTGCAGGCCGAGCCCGACGTCGAGACAACGTGGATGAGGGGCGCCCTGCTCCAGCGCCTCGGCACGCCCGAGGACTTCAAGGCcccggccgtcttcctcctgtCCGAGGGAAGCTCCTTCAtgaccggcgccgacctccGTGTCGACGGCGGGCACTGCGCGTCCGCTTAA
- a CDS encoding Putative transketolase, thiamine diphosphate-binding protein, producing the protein MAPSAVSEPVPQEGIVAAKGVINGSNNSNTAAAGQFTLTDAEKKQVDLVLRTFRCLIADLCEQYKGGHPGGAMGMAAIGTSLWKYAMRYSPRNPNYFNRDRFVLSNGHTCLFQYAFLHLTGYRNMTMDQLKSYHSSRTDSICPGHPEIEHEGIEVTTGPLGQGIANAVGLAVATKHLAATYNRPGFPVVDNTTWCMIGDACLQEGVAMEAIQLAGHWRLGNLVVMYDNNQITCDGSVDLCNTEDVNAKMRACGWHVVDIEDGNWDVEAIVRAMDQARAVRDRPTFINIHTVIGIGSAVAGDAKAHGAAYGAADVANIKKTFGMDPEQHFVVGDEVYDYFRGAVSRGEQTEAEWNALVAAYAREHPELAAEFRKRVSGDWVDDWRKFIPAKEDFPTTPTPSRKSAGLVCNPIAAGLNNLMVGTADLSPSVNMIWKGKVDFQNPDLRTSCGINGDYSGRYIHYGIREHAMAAISNGLAAFNKGTILPVTSSFFMFYIYAAPGVRMGALQRLQQIHIATHDSIGTGEDGPTHQPIALPALYRAMPNLLYVRPCDSEETAGAFVLAMEARDMPTIISLSRQALEQYPQHTSREGVLRGAYVFREEEEEEADVTLIGVGAEMVFAVRTAALLKEKHGIRARIVSFPCQRVFERQPVEYKREVLRYRSRAPRVVIEAYAVNGWERYADAGFSMASFGHSLPGPDAYKYFGFDEEVIAPAVAALVDDVRANGVESLRGEFRDLNPVNHHH; encoded by the exons ATGGCACCCAGTGCTGTCTCCGAGCCCGTGCCGCAAGAGGGCATCGTGGCCGCCAAAGGCGTCATCAACGGCtccaacaacagcaacacggcggcggccggccagTTCACCCTCACagacgccgagaagaagcaggtcgacctcgtcctccgcACGTTCCGCTGCCTCATCGCCGACCTGTGCGAGCAGTACAAGGGCGGCCACCCGGGCGGCGCCATGGGCATGGCGGCCATCGGCACGTCGCTCTGGAAGTACGCCATGCGGTACTCGCCCCGGAACCCCAACTACTTCAACCGGGACCGCTTCGTGCTGTCCAACGGCCACACGTGCCTGTTCCAGTACGCCTTCCTGCACCTGACGGGCTACCGGAACATGACCATGGACCAGCTCAAGTCGTACCACTCGAGCCGCACCGACTCCATCTGCCCCGGCCACCCGGAGATCGAGCACGAGGGCATCGAGGTGACGACGGGCCCGCTGGGCCAgggcatcgccaacgccgtcggcctcgccgtcgccacgaaacacctcgccgccacctACAACCGGCCCGGCttccccgtcgtcgacaacacGACGTGGTGCATGATCGGGGACGCCTGCCTGCAGGAGGGCGTGGCCATGGAGGCCATCCAGCTCGCCGGCCACTGGCGcctcggcaacctcgtcgtcatgtACGACAACAACCAGATCACCTgcgacggcagcgtcgacCTCTGCAACACGGAGGACGTCAACGCCAAGATGCGGGCCTGCGGCTggcacgtcgtcgacatcgaggacggcaactgggacgtcgaggccatcgtgCGCGCCATGGACcaggcccgcgccgtccgGGACCGGCCGACCTTCATCAACATCCACaccgtcatcggcatcggcagcgccgtcgccggcgacgcaAAGGCCCATGGCGCCGCTtacggcgccgccgacgtcgccaacatcaagaagaCCTTCGGCATGGACCCGGAGCAGcacttcgtcgtcggcgacgaggtctACGACTACTtccgcggcgccgtctcgCGCGGCGAGCAGACGGAGGCCGAGTGGAACGCGCTGGTCGCCGCCTACGCCCGCGAGCACCCggagctggcggccgagtTCAGGAAGCGCGTCTCCGGGGACTGGGTCGACGACTGGCGCAAGTTCATCCCGGCCAAGGAGGACTTCCCGACGACTCCCACGCCGTCTCGCAAGTCGGCCGGTCTGGTCTGCAACCCCATCGCGGCCGGCCTGAACAACCTGATGGTCGGCACGGCGGACCTGTCGCCTTCGGTCAACATGATCTGGAAGGGCAAGGTTGACTTTCAGAAT CCCGACCTGAGAACAAGCTGCGGTATCAACGGCGACTACTCCGGCCGGTACATCCACTACGGCATCCGCGAGCAtgccatggccgccatctccaacgGCCTGGCTGCCTTCAACAAGGGGACCATTCTGCCCGTcacctcgagcttcttcatGTTCTACATC TACGCCGCCCCCGGAGTCCGCATGGGAGCCCTCCAGCGCCTCCAGCAGATCCACATCGCGACGCACGACTccatcggcaccggcgaggacggcccTACCCACCAGCCCATCGCGCTGCCCGCCCTCTACCGCGCCATGCCGAACCTGCTCTACGTCCGGCCCTGCGACAgcgaggagacggccggCGCCTTCGTGCTGGCCATGGAGGCCCGCGACATGCCGACCATCATCTCGCTCTCGCGCCAGGCCCTGGAGCAGTACCCGCAGCACACGTCGCGCGAGGGCGTGCTCCGCGGCGCCTACGTCTtccgcgaggaggaggaggaggaagccgacGTCACgctcatcggcgtcggcgccgagatgGTCTTCGCCGTCCGGAcggccgccctcctcaaggAGAAGCACGGCATCCGCGCGCGCATCGTCAGCTTCCCGTGCCAGCGCGTCTTCGAGCGGCAGCCGGTCGAGTACAAGCGCGAGGTGCTGCGGTACCGGTCGCGGGCGCCGcgcgtcgtcatcgaggccTACGCCGTCAACGGGTGGGAGCGCTACGCCGACGCGGGCTTCTCCATGGCCTCCTTCGGCCACTCGCTGCCCGGCCCGGACGCGTACAAGTACTTTGGtttcgacgaggaggtcatcgcgcccgccgtcgccgcgctggtcgacgacgtcagGGCCAACGGCGTCGAGAGCCTGAGGGGCGAGTTCCGCGACCTCAACCCTgtcaaccaccaccactga